A part of Populus alba chromosome 8, ASM523922v2, whole genome shotgun sequence genomic DNA contains:
- the LOC118059277 gene encoding GATA transcription factor 15: protein MLDPADKGSESEEMSINSQETESPLKKTCADCGTSKTPLWRGGPAGPKSLCNACGIRSRKKKRDILGLNKGAANDKRAKKGSNNNGSSNNNNKQLGDGSKQRLLALGREVLMQRRKLGEEEQAAVLLMALSYGSVYA from the exons ATGTTGGATCCAGCTGACAAA GGATCAGAGTCTGAAGAAATGAGTATCAATTCACAAGAAACAGAGAGCCcgctaaaaaaaacttgtgctGATTGTGGTACTTCAAAGACTCCACTTTGGAGAGGTGGTCCAGCTGGTCCAAAg TCGCTGTGTAATGCTTGTGGGATTAGAagcagaaagaagaagagggatATTTTAGGGTTGAATAAAGGGGCAGCAAATGACAAGAGAGCCAAAAAGGGAAGCAATAATAATGGCTCaagtaacaacaacaacaagcaaTTAGGTGATGGATCAAAGCAGAGATTATTGGCACTGGGCAGAGAAGTTTTGATGCAAAGAAGAAAGCTAGGTGAAGAAGAGCAAGCTGCAGTGTTGTTGATGGCATTGTCTTATGGGTCTGTTTATGCTTAA